The following coding sequences are from one Rutidosis leptorrhynchoides isolate AG116_Rl617_1_P2 chromosome 11, CSIRO_AGI_Rlap_v1, whole genome shotgun sequence window:
- the LOC139877521 gene encoding pectin acetylesterase 5-like: MANTLRGSGRSYIMNLRQKLGKREWAIAAAGFAIVLLTFSFISSSESDSSPLNDHLHNFSGPTTDLVPIVFLKNAAQRGAYCLDGSVPAYHFQKGFGSGTNKWLLHIEGGGWCNTVASCSFRTTTALGSSKYMDPQVQFSGILSNEQSRNPDFYNWNKVKIRYCDGASFAGHPESEQKIDTKLFFRGQLIWEAMMDELLSIGLSNAQEALLSGCSAGGLATLIHCDDFREILSKDAKVKCLSDAGFFLNEKDIASNASFQSFYHDVVNLQGAAGSLKKDCIAKMEPSKCFFPQSIVKSIKTPLFLVNPAYDFWQIKNVLVPGPADPHGHWHKCHLNIHNCSPEQIQVLNGFRNSLLQALSDFKQMKNVGMFINSCYIHCQTWTETWHGPNSPKLNNKTIAESVGDWFFDRKVSKLIDCPYPCNPTCYNMDFTGPRFH, translated from the exons ATGGCGAATACGCTGCGAGGATCGGGGCGCAGTTATATTATGAATTTACGGCAAAAGTTGGGGAAACGAGAGTGGGCCATAGCTGCAGCTGGATTCGCTATTGTTCTGTTAACATTCTCTTTTATCTCTTCATCTGAATCTGATTCATCACCCCTTAATGATCATCTTCATAATTTCTCCGGCCCCACCACCGATTTGGTTCCGATCGTTTTTCTTAAAAATGCTGCTCAAAGAGGCGCCT ATTGTTTAGATGGAAGTGTTCCTGCATACCATTTTCAGAAGGGTTTTGGATCTGGCACTAACAAGTGGCTTCTACATATTGAG GGTGGAGGGTGGTGTAATACAGTAGCATCTTGTTCTTTTCGTACGACAACTGCCCTAGGATCGTCAAAGTACATGGATCCTCAAGTTCAGTTTTCCGGAATTTTGAGCAATGAACAGTCCCGTAATCCAG ATTTTTATAACTGGAACAAGGTCAAGATACGGTACTGTGATGGTGCATCTTTTGCTGGGCACCCTGAAAGTGAACAAAAA ATTGATACTAAACTATTCTTTAGAGGTCAACTCATATGGGAAGCAATGATGGATGAACTCTTATCAATTGGATTAAGTAATGCTCAAGAG gcACTTCTTTCTGGATGCTCAGCTGGAGGTCTCGCGACACTCATACACTGTGATGACTTTAGAGAAATTTTGTCAAAAGATGCGAAAGTCAAATGTTTATCTGATGCAGGTTTCTTTCTCAATGA GAAAGATATTGCTAGTAATGCCTCGTTTCAGTCCTTTTACCACGATGTTGTCAATCTCCAG GGTGCAGCCGGAAGCTTGAAAAAGGACTGTATAGCCAAAATGGAACCATCGAAG TGTTTCTTTCCTCAAAGTATAGTGAAGAGCATAAAAACGCCACTTTTTCTTGTCAACCCGGCTTATGACTTTTGGCAG ATTAAAAACGTTTTGGTACCCGGTCCAGCAGATCCTCATGGTCATTGGCACAAATGCCACCTCAACATTCACAATTGTAGCCCTGAACAGATTCAAGTTTTAAACg GATTTCGAAATTCACTGTTACAGGCATTGTCAGATTTTAAGCAAATGAAGAATGTCGGAATGTTTATAAACTCTTGCTATATCCACTGCCAAACATGGACTGAAACGTGGCATGGTCCAAATTCTCCCAAATTAAATAACAAG ACAATTGCAGAATCAGTTGGTGATTGGTTTTTCGACCGAAAGGTATCGAAACTTATTGACTGTCCATATCCTTGCAATCCTACCTGCTACAATATGGATTTCACTGGGCCAAGATTTCATTGA
- the LOC139877225 gene encoding uncharacterized protein, translated as MWSSLETFVGQHDVAWVLCGDFNEVRDQSERQNCVFIEKRAKWFNDFILNASLIDVPLGGKRITRICDNGLKFSKLDRFLISEKFNNLWDEVSVLALERKLSDHCPIILRDRAIDFGPKPIKIFDEWLVMEGASKVINDAWNVKVNNHRLDGVFRTKLKNVKYALREWSQRTFGKLDNDIEGLMNEVCAWEKLAECRSLTDTERDKWLDFEKEVV; from the coding sequence ATGTGGTCGAGTTTGGAAACTTTTGTAGGTCAACACGATGTGGCTTGGGTTCTTTGCGGGGACTTCAATGAAGTGAGGGATCAATCGGAGAGACAAAATTGTGTGTTCATTGAGAAAAGAGCCAAGTGGTTTAACGACTTCATACTTAACGCGAGCTTAATTGATGTACCACTTGGTGGCAAAAGAATCACTCGAATTTGCGACAACGGTTTAAAGTTTAGCAAGCTTGATAGATTTCTTATTTCCGAAAAATTCAATAACTTGTGGGATGAGGTCTCGGTGCTTGCTTTAGAAAGAAAACTATCCGACCATTGTCCGATTATTTTAAGGGATAGGGCAATCGATTTTGGCCCTAAACCAATCAAAATTTTCGACGAATGGTTGGTGATGGAAGGTGCGAGCAAGGTTATCAACGATGCTTGGAATGTCAAGGTTAATAACCATAGACTTGATGGCGTATTTAGAACAAAGCTAAAAAACGTGAAATATGCCTTAAGAGAGTGGAGTCAGCGGACTTTTGGGAAATTGGACAATGATATTGAAGGTTTGATGAATGAAGTGTGTGCTTGGGAAAAATTGGCCGAATGTAGATCCCTAACTGATACCGAAAGGGATAAATGGTTAGACTTCGAGAAAGAGGTGGTTTGA
- the LOC139877226 gene encoding xyloglucan endotransglucosylase/hydrolase protein 24-like translates to MKGTSYLNFKRCLTVLLMTSLVAKCFAGNFNNDMDITFGGARANILNDGQDLTLSLDYYSGSGFQSKHEYLFGRFDMQLKLVPDNSAGTVTTFYLMSQGAAHDEIDFEFLGNSSGNPYTIHTNVFAQGKGSREQQFRLWFDPTAAFHTYTILWNSQRIIFFVDNIPIRVFSNNEASGVPYLKSQPMRVYTSLWNADDWETQGGRVKADWTKAPFVASYRNFNANANMVVGGNNVPTSSGNENQAWSTQGLDATGRNRLRWVQSKHMIYNYCDDRNRFPNGLPTESSYQDSSK, encoded by the exons ATGAAGGGAACAAGTTACTTAAACTTTAAACGATGCCTTACTGTTCTACTCATGACAAGTCTAGTGGCCAAATGTTTTGCAGGAAACTTCAACAACGATATGGACATTACTTTTGGCGGTGCACGAGCTAACATACTCAACGACGGTCAGGATCTGACACTTTCACTCGATTATTACTCTGGCTCTGGATTTCAATCGAAGCATGAGTACCTATTCGGAAGGTTTGATATGCAACTCAAGCTAGTCCCCGACAACTCTGCTGGCACTGTCACTACCTTCTAT TTAATGTCACAAGGCGCCGCACACGATGAGATTGACTTCGAGTTCTTGGGCAATTCATCTGGAAATCCCTATACAATTCACACCAACGTATTCGCACAAGGAAAAGGGAGCAGGGAACAACAATTTCGTCTTTGGTTTGACCCTACTGCCGCCTTTCACACATACACCATTTTATGGAACTCTCAAAGAATCAT TTTCTTTGTCGACAATATTCCTATTAGGGTGTTTAGTAACAATGAGGCTTCCGGAGTACCGTATCTTAAGAGCCAACCAATGAGGGTGTATACAAGCCTTTGGAACGCAGATGATTGGGAAACTCAAGGTGGACGTGTGAAGGCTGACTGGACTAAAGCACCATTCGTGGCTTCCTATAGAAACTTCAATGCCAATGCAAACATGGTTGTTGGTGGTAATAACGTGCCTACAAGCTCTGGAAATGAGAACCAGGCATGGAGTACTCAAGGACTAGATGCAACCGGACGAAATAGGCTTCGATGGGTACAGAGCAAGCACATGATCTATAATTATTGTGACGATCGCAACCGCTTTCCAAATGGACTTCCTACAGAATCAAGCTATCAAGATTCCTCTAAATAA
- the LOC139877370 gene encoding xyloglucan endotransglucosylase/hydrolase 2-like: MKGTSYLSFKVRLTVLLMAALVSTTFAGNFKNDMDITFGGARANILNGGQDLTLSLDQYSGSGFQSKHEYLFGRFDIQLKLVPGNSAGTVTTFYLSSQGAAHDEIDFEFLGNSSGNPYTIHTNVFAQGKGNKEQQFHLWFDPTAAFHTYTILWNSQRIIFLIDNIPIRVFSNNEASGVAFPKSQPMRVYASLWNADDWATQGGRVKTDWTKAPFTASYRNFNAIANMVVGGNQVPTSSGINDNQAWSSQGLDAAGRNRLRWVQSKHMIYNYCDDRNRFPNGLPTECKQSRFL; encoded by the exons ATGAAGGGAACAAGTTACTTAAGCTTTAAAGTACGTCTTACTGTTCTACTCATGGCAGCTCTAGTGTCCACAACTTTTGCAGGAAACTTCAAAAACGATATGGACATTACTTTCGGCGGAGCACGAGCTAACATACTTAACGGCGGTCAGGATCTGACACTTTCACTAGACCAATACTCTGGCTCTGGATTTCAATCAAAGCATGAGTACCTATTCGGAAGGTTTGACATCCAACTCAAGCTAGTCCCCGGCAACTCGGCTGGCACTGTCACCACCTTCTAT TTATCTTCACAAGGGGCTGCACACGATGAGATTGACTTTGAGTTTTTGGGTAATTCATCTGGAAACCCCTATACAATTCACACCAACGTATTTGCACAAGGAAAGGGGAACAAGGAACAACAATTTCATCTCTGGTTCGACCCCACTGCCGCCTTCCACACCTACACGATTCTATGGAACTCTCAAAGAATCAT TTTCTTGATAGACAATATTCCTATAAGGGTGTTTAGCAACAACGAAGCTTCCGGAGTAGCTTTTCCTAAGAGTCAACCAATGAGGGTGTATGCAAGCCTTTGGAACGCGGACGACTGGGCGACTCAAGGTGGACGTGTGAAGACTGACTGGACTAAAGCACCATTCACCGCGTCCTATAGAAACTTCAATGCCATTGCAAACATGGTTGTTGGTGGTAATCAAGTGCCTACAAGCTCTGGAATTAATGACAACCAGGCATGGAGTAGTCAAGGACTTGATGCAGCAGGACGAAATAGGCTTCGATGGGTACAGAGCAAGCACATGATCTATAATTACTGTGACGATCGCAACCGTTTTCCTAACGGACTTCCTACAGAGTGCAAGCAATCTAGATTCCTCTAA